A stretch of DNA from Natrinema halophilum:
GAGAAAAATCCGTCCAGTAACAGTAAAAAGTGACTCAGGTATCGGGTGTATGACATACAGTCCCAACGATATGGATCCGAAAAGTACAGCGGTTTTCCGTCCTGAGCTCGTCCAGAAGTGCGCTGCGACGAGTGACGGAAGAACTCGATTGAGTTTCCGTTTTCGAAAATATTCTTGTGGATTCATCACCGTATCCAACATCATACGAAACCGTTATTAGTCATACGCCCCACTCTTCGCACGACAGAGTACTATGGCACGTCTCCAACTAAACAACCTGCATGCGGAAGTAGCGGAGGGCGACGAGAAGATCCTCGAGGGCGTCGACCTCGAGGTCGAATCGGGCGAGATACACGCCCTTATGGGGCCGAACGGCTCCGGGAAGTCGACGACCGCGAAGGTCATCGCGGGCCATCCCGCCTACGAGGTCACTGACGGTGAAGTCCTGCTCCACCTGGAAGAAGGCGAGTTCGGTGACGATATCGATATCGACGAGGACCAGCGAACCTGGGATCTGCTCGATCTCGAGCCGAACGAGCGTGCCGCGATCGGCATCTTCCTCGGGTTTCAGTATCCGGCCGAGATCGAAGGGGTTACGATGACGAACTTCCTTCGAACGGCACTAAACGCAAAGATCGATGAACGCGAAGAACTCTTCGAGGATGACGAAAGCGAGGAGGCAGACGAAGACGACGGGTTCGAGACGTCCCCGATGGAAGGTCCCGCAGACGATGGTGACGTCGGCGTCGCCGAGTTCCAGGAAATCCTTCAGGAGAAGATGGACCAACTGGACATGGACGAGAAGTTCGCCCAGCGATACTTAAATGCCGGCTTCTCAGGCGGCGAGAAAAAACAGAACGAGGTGCTGCAAGCAGCCATCCTCGAGCCGTCGATCGCTGTCCTCGACGAGATCGACTCCGGTCTCGACATCGACCGCCTTCAGGACGTCTCGAACGGAATCAACGCGCTTCGCGACGAGCAGGGAACCGGAATCCTACAGATCACCCACTACCAGCGCATCCTCGACTACGTCGAGCCGGATCACGTTCACGTAATGCTCGACGGCCAGATAGCCAAGAGTGGCGGTGCGGAACTCGCCAAGGAACTCGAGGACAAGGGCTACGACTGGGTCCGCGACGAAGTCTACGGCACCGCGTAACCGGATTCGGCTAGAACAACCGTAATAACGCTACAGCCGTAAACACAACTACATCAAACTATGAGTTCCGATCAAGACCACCTACAAGAGACAGACACCGAGGCCCGGTTCGAGTTCAAGAAAGACCAGAACGCCGCAGTTCGATCCGAGAAGGGCCTGACCGAAGAGGTCATTCGCATGATCTCCGACGACAAGGACGAGCCCGACTGGATGCTCGAGCGGCGCCTCCGCGCACTAAAGCAGTACCAGAACATGCCGATGCCGTCTGGCTGGCCCGGCATGCCGGATCTCTCCGAACTGGACGTCGAAGAGATCATCCCTTACATCCGCCCGGACGTCGACAAGCGTGAAGGCGTCGACGACTGGACGGAACTGCCCGACGAGATCAAAGACACCTTCGACAAACTTGGCATTCCGGAAGCCGAGAAGAACGCCCTCTCGGGCGTCGGCGCCCAGTACGAGTCCGAGGTCGTCTACCAGAACATGCAAGAGCAGTGGGAGGAAAAGGGCGTGATCTTCTGCAACATGGACAAGGCCGTCCAGGAACACCCCGAGCTCGTCAAAGAGCACTTCATGACGACCTGCGTGCCGCCAAGCGACAACAAGTTCGCTGCGCTGCACGGAGCCGTCTGGTCCGGCGGATCGTTCGTCTACGTGCCCGAGGGCGTCACCGTCGAGATGCCCGTCCAGGCGTACTTCCGGATGAATTCGGAAGGGATGGGCCAGTTCGAACACACCCTCATCATCGCCGAAGAAGGGTCCGAGGTCCACTACATCGAAGGCTGTTCCGCCCCGAAGTACGGCACCCACAACCTCCACTCGGGCGGCGTCGAAGTCTTCGTCGGCGAAGACGCACACGTTCAGTACTCGACCGTCCAGAACTGGTCGAAAAACACCTTCAACCTCAATACCAAGCGCGCCATCTGTGAGGCAAACGGCACGATGGAGTGGGTCTCGGGAAGCATGGGCTCGAAAGCGACCATGCTCTACCCATGTACGATCCTCAAGGGACGCGGCGCGACCGACACCCACATCACCATCGCCTTCGCCGGCGAGGGCCAGGACATCGACACCGGCGCGAAGGTCTACCACAACGCGCCCGACACGAGTTCGACCATCGAATCCAAGTCGATCTCCAAGGACGGCGGCCGCACCAACTACCGCGGCCTCGTCCACATCGCCGACGGTGCCGAGAACTCCTCGACCGCCGTCGAGTGTGACGCGCTGATGTTCGACAACGAGTCCACCTCGGACACCATGCCGTACATGGAAATCGAGGAATCGAAAGTCGACGTCGCACACGAGGCGACCGTCGGCAAGATCGGCGACGAGGACATCTTCTACCTCCAGAGCCGCGGTCTGGACGACGACGACGCCAAGAAGATGATCGTCGCCGGCTTCATCGAGCCGATCACGGAGGAACTGCCAATCGAGTACGCGGTCGAACTCAACCGCCTCATCGAACTCGAGATGGAGGGGAGCCTCGGATAATATGAGCGCCGGAACACAGGTACACGCCAATCTGACGGAAGAACAGGTCCGCCAAATCTCGGGAGAGCTCGACGAGCCTGACTGGCTCTTGGAGACCCGTCTCGAGGCACTCGACGCCCTCGAGGAGCTCGACATGCCGGACGTCATCCGGACGCCCGG
This window harbors:
- the sufB gene encoding Fe-S cluster assembly protein SufB, which gives rise to MSSDQDHLQETDTEARFEFKKDQNAAVRSEKGLTEEVIRMISDDKDEPDWMLERRLRALKQYQNMPMPSGWPGMPDLSELDVEEIIPYIRPDVDKREGVDDWTELPDEIKDTFDKLGIPEAEKNALSGVGAQYESEVVYQNMQEQWEEKGVIFCNMDKAVQEHPELVKEHFMTTCVPPSDNKFAALHGAVWSGGSFVYVPEGVTVEMPVQAYFRMNSEGMGQFEHTLIIAEEGSEVHYIEGCSAPKYGTHNLHSGGVEVFVGEDAHVQYSTVQNWSKNTFNLNTKRAICEANGTMEWVSGSMGSKATMLYPCTILKGRGATDTHITIAFAGEGQDIDTGAKVYHNAPDTSSTIESKSISKDGGRTNYRGLVHIADGAENSSTAVECDALMFDNESTSDTMPYMEIEESKVDVAHEATVGKIGDEDIFYLQSRGLDDDDAKKMIVAGFIEPITEELPIEYAVELNRLIELEMEGSLG
- a CDS encoding ABC transporter ATP-binding protein, giving the protein MARLQLNNLHAEVAEGDEKILEGVDLEVESGEIHALMGPNGSGKSTTAKVIAGHPAYEVTDGEVLLHLEEGEFGDDIDIDEDQRTWDLLDLEPNERAAIGIFLGFQYPAEIEGVTMTNFLRTALNAKIDEREELFEDDESEEADEDDGFETSPMEGPADDGDVGVAEFQEILQEKMDQLDMDEKFAQRYLNAGFSGGEKKQNEVLQAAILEPSIAVLDEIDSGLDIDRLQDVSNGINALRDEQGTGILQITHYQRILDYVEPDHVHVMLDGQIAKSGGAELAKELEDKGYDWVRDEVYGTA